In the Patescibacteria group bacterium genome, one interval contains:
- a CDS encoding excisionase family DNA-binding protein has product MINQNTTNDSILRISISEASRLFGVSTTTIRQAIKNQEIRYVVVRGRYKLNFQSVLEWSQNSTRRRNQRDQQGLGAFVDQWKINNKLYSPNPKVVEKE; this is encoded by the coding sequence ATGATTAATCAAAATACTACCAATGACTCAATTTTAAGAATTTCTATTTCTGAGGCTAGCCGTTTATTTGGCGTTTCAACTACAACTATTCGCCAAGCTATTAAAAACCAAGAAATTCGTTATGTGGTGGTGCGCGGTAGATATAAGCTTAATTTTCAAAGTGTTTTGGAGTGGTCGCAAAATAGCACCCGCCGACGCAATCAACGCGATCAACAGGGTTTGGGTGCTTTTGTTGACCAATGGAAAATCAATAATAAACTCTATTCCCCCAATCCCAAAGTTGTGGAAAAAGAGTAA